One part of the Methylobacterium mesophilicum SR1.6/6 genome encodes these proteins:
- a CDS encoding ABC transporter ATP-binding protein, with amino-acid sequence MTETILSVRDLTVAFDTRRGPLTAIDRVSFDIGRGEILGVVGESGAGKSVTGSAVIGLIDRPGRIAGGEISLRGERIDNLSPEAMRRVRGKRIGMIFQDPLTSLDPLFRVGDQIVETLRTHTDLSAKAARTRAIDLLAEVGIPAPERRIDGYPHEFSGGMRQRVVIALALAAEPELIIADEPTTALDVSVQAQIITLLKRLCREHGTAVMLVTHDMGVIAEAADRVAVMYAGRVAEIGPVASVIAKPHHPYAVGLMGAIPTLSQEADRLSQIPGSMPRLTAIPKGCAFNPRCPKVFARCRVERPEPIPVDASRVACHLYDAAERAA; translated from the coding sequence ATGACCGAGACCATCCTCTCCGTGCGCGACCTGACGGTCGCCTTCGACACCCGCCGCGGGCCGCTCACCGCCATCGACCGGGTCTCGTTCGACATCGGCCGCGGCGAGATTTTAGGCGTCGTCGGCGAGTCCGGGGCCGGCAAGTCGGTGACCGGCTCGGCGGTGATCGGGCTGATCGACCGGCCCGGACGCATCGCCGGCGGCGAGATCTCCTTACGCGGCGAGCGGATCGACAACCTCTCCCCGGAGGCGATGCGGCGGGTGCGCGGCAAGCGCATCGGCATGATCTTCCAGGATCCGCTGACCTCCCTCGACCCGCTGTTCCGCGTCGGCGACCAGATCGTCGAGACCCTGCGCACCCATACCGACCTCTCCGCGAAGGCTGCCCGCACCCGCGCCATCGACCTTCTGGCCGAGGTCGGCATCCCGGCGCCGGAGCGGCGGATCGACGGCTACCCGCACGAATTCTCCGGCGGCATGCGCCAGCGGGTGGTGATCGCCCTGGCGCTCGCCGCCGAGCCGGAGCTGATCATCGCCGACGAGCCGACCACGGCGCTGGACGTCTCGGTCCAGGCCCAGATCATCACGCTGCTGAAGCGCCTGTGCCGCGAGCACGGCACTGCGGTGATGCTGGTGACCCACGACATGGGGGTGATCGCCGAGGCCGCCGACCGGGTGGCGGTGATGTATGCCGGGCGGGTGGCCGAGATCGGCCCGGTCGCCTCGGTGATCGCCAAGCCCCACCACCCCTACGCGGTCGGCCTGATGGGGGCGATCCCGACCCTGTCGCAGGAGGCCGACCGCCTCAGCCAGATTCCCGGCTCGATGCCGCGGCTCACCGCCATCCCGAAGGGTTGCGCCTTCAACCCGCGCTGCCCGAAGGTCTTCGCGCGGTGCCGCGTCGAGCGGCCCGAGCCGATCCCGGTCGATGCCAGCCGGGTCGCCTGTCACCTGTACGATGCAGCGGAGCGCGCGGCGTGA
- a CDS encoding efflux RND transporter periplasmic adaptor subunit, with the protein MTRTLSAQTLSSFRATTCATVLLPAALLLLGLAACNPKQAAAPTPPVPEVGFVKVEPQAIPYLRDLPGRVAPMRIAEVRSRVSGLVVKRLFEQGSMVKEGDILYKIDPAPYEVELASAEAALARQEAALVLARQQADRLEQLLTRATASQAQYDAAFAAKKQAEAEVAGAKATRDRAQLNLGWTDVRAPITGRIGRALLTEGTLIEPGSTGALATIQQLDPIYVDITQSVGELNRLRRDLASGELARLEDNTANVHLIMDDGSLYPLAGRLLFSDVTADPSTGQVTLRVQFPNPHDELFPGMYVRARIKQGIDSDAIAVPQQAIQRTDDGRAEVWIVRADETVMRQPVEVGPVVGQNWLIRSGLKAGERVVIDGFQKITVGAKVKPLDQTPVHGETGPKHDADEAPDAASEQNPGDKAEAAPRAAAVQPRR; encoded by the coding sequence GTGACCCGCACTCTGTCCGCCCAAACCCTGTCCTCGTTCCGCGCGACGACCTGCGCGACCGTTCTCCTGCCCGCTGCCCTGCTCCTGCTCGGGCTCGCAGCCTGCAACCCGAAGCAGGCCGCCGCGCCGACCCCGCCCGTCCCGGAGGTGGGCTTCGTGAAGGTGGAGCCCCAGGCGATCCCGTACCTGCGCGACCTCCCGGGCCGCGTCGCCCCGATGCGCATCGCCGAGGTCCGCTCCCGGGTCTCCGGGCTCGTGGTGAAGCGGCTGTTCGAGCAGGGCAGCATGGTCAAGGAGGGGGACATCCTCTACAAGATCGACCCGGCGCCCTACGAGGTCGAGCTCGCCAGCGCGGAGGCGGCCCTCGCCCGCCAGGAAGCGGCCCTCGTGCTCGCCCGCCAGCAGGCCGACCGGCTGGAGCAGCTGCTCACCCGCGCCACCGCCAGCCAGGCCCAGTACGACGCCGCCTTCGCGGCCAAGAAGCAGGCGGAGGCCGAGGTGGCCGGCGCCAAGGCGACCCGCGACCGGGCGCAGCTCAACCTCGGCTGGACCGACGTGCGCGCGCCGATCACCGGCCGCATCGGCCGGGCGCTGCTCACCGAGGGCACCCTGATCGAGCCCGGCTCCACGGGGGCGCTCGCCACGATCCAGCAGCTCGACCCGATCTACGTCGACATCACCCAGTCGGTGGGCGAGCTGAACCGCCTGCGTCGGGACCTTGCCAGCGGCGAGCTGGCGCGGCTCGAAGACAACACCGCCAACGTCCACCTGATCATGGACGACGGTTCCCTCTACCCACTGGCGGGCCGGCTGCTGTTCTCGGACGTCACCGCCGACCCGAGCACCGGGCAGGTGACCCTGCGGGTGCAGTTCCCCAACCCGCACGACGAGCTCTTCCCCGGCATGTACGTCCGGGCGCGGATCAAGCAGGGCATCGACTCCGACGCCATCGCGGTGCCGCAGCAGGCGATCCAGCGCACCGACGACGGCCGCGCCGAGGTCTGGATCGTGCGCGCCGACGAGACCGTGATGCGCCAGCCCGTCGAGGTCGGACCGGTCGTCGGACAGAACTGGCTGATCCGCTCGGGGCTGAAGGCCGGCGAGCGCGTCGTGATCGACGGCTTCCAGAAGATCACCGTGGGCGCCAAGGTGAAGCCCCTCGACCAGACCCCGGTCCACGGCGAGACCGGCCCGAAGCACGATGCGGACGAGGCCCCCGACGCTGCGAGCGAGCAGAATCCCGGCGACAAGGCGGAGGCCGCCCCGCGGGCCGCCGCCGTCCAGCCGCGCCGCTGA
- a CDS encoding ABC transporter permease: MSGYDLDAGDAPPVPLPEAKPSRLARWRESDLLANFLRSKTAVAALIATVLMVGLAFASPWIAPQNPYDPAQLDLINSNLPPIWQADGQAPYYLGTDDQGRDVLSAVLYGLRLSLIVGVLGVVTSGILGIALGLIAGYAGGFLDTLIMRVADVQLTFPAILIALVVDGVAKASFGSALDVGPLIGLIVVSIGLSFWVQYARTVRSSVMVEKGKDYVQAARLIGLSPPVIMVRHVLPNVTGPVFVIATINLALAIITEATLSFLGTGLPETMPSLGTLIRTGNRFLFSGEWWIVAFPGLALAGLVIAINLLGDWLRDALNPKLQ; encoded by the coding sequence ATGAGCGGATACGACCTCGACGCGGGCGACGCCCCGCCGGTCCCGCTGCCGGAGGCGAAGCCCTCGCGGCTCGCGCGCTGGCGCGAGTCCGACCTGCTGGCGAACTTCCTGCGCTCGAAAACCGCCGTGGCGGCGCTGATCGCCACGGTGCTGATGGTCGGCCTCGCCTTCGCGTCGCCGTGGATCGCGCCGCAGAACCCCTACGACCCAGCCCAGCTCGACCTGATCAACTCCAACCTGCCGCCGATCTGGCAGGCGGACGGGCAGGCGCCCTACTATCTCGGCACCGACGACCAGGGCCGGGACGTGCTCTCGGCCGTGCTGTACGGCCTGCGCCTGTCGCTGATCGTCGGCGTGCTCGGGGTGGTGACCTCCGGCATCCTCGGCATCGCGCTCGGCTTGATCGCCGGCTACGCGGGCGGCTTCCTCGACACGCTGATCATGCGGGTCGCCGACGTGCAGCTCACCTTCCCGGCGATCCTGATCGCCCTGGTGGTGGACGGCGTCGCCAAGGCGAGCTTCGGCAGTGCCCTCGATGTCGGGCCGCTGATCGGGCTGATCGTGGTCTCGATCGGCCTGTCTTTCTGGGTGCAGTACGCCCGGACCGTGCGCTCCTCCGTGATGGTCGAGAAGGGCAAGGACTACGTCCAGGCGGCGCGGCTGATCGGCCTGTCGCCGCCGGTGATCATGGTCCGCCACGTCCTGCCGAACGTCACCGGCCCGGTCTTCGTGATCGCGACGATCAACCTCGCGCTCGCGATCATCACCGAGGCGACGCTGTCGTTCCTCGGCACCGGCCTGCCCGAGACCATGCCGTCGCTCGGCACGCTGATCCGCACCGGCAACCGGTTCCTGTTCTCCGGCGAGTGGTGGATCGTCGCCTTCCCGGGGCTGGCGCTCGCCGGGCTCGTCATCGCCATCAACCTCCTGGGGGATTGGCTGCGCGACGCGCTCAATCCGAAGCTGCAATGA
- a CDS encoding ABC transporter substrate-binding protein, whose amino-acid sequence MSRSALKTLARGVSAVAVATFGFAALPAQAANVFRFAFQGDLKSLDPYSLKESFTEGMQQAAYESLVTLDKNLKFAPALAESWETPEPTRWRFHLRKNVKFHDGTPFTADDVLFSAQRVRAPGSNFTTNVPADAEFVKVDDYTVDMVLKKPNPIAIAQFPTWVIMSKAWSEKNGVVQPTPPSATSPSYATLHENGTGPFVITEHQPGVKTVFKKFDGYWGKVESNLDEAILTTIANPATRVAALLSGEVDWIDPVPLQDQQRVNASGTATVMAGPELRTIFLGMDQDRDELKDSSVKGKNPFKDIKVREAFYLAIDEDTIAKRVMRGQAVPSALMIAPALYDRGAEFKRPATDLKKAKELMAQAGYPDGFSLTMDCPNDRYVNDEAICQAVVSMLARINVKVNLNAQPKAKYFAKVLAPAYDTSFYLLGWTPSSLDSHNILYEIVGCRKPGDKSGRGSWNLAGYCDPKIDEIADKVESETDKTKRDALIKEGFDVLNTDWGYIPLHQQALAWGVSKKVHLTQRADNLLLLYWVSKDPQ is encoded by the coding sequence TTGTCCCGTTCAGCCCTGAAGACCCTCGCCCGCGGCGTGTCCGCGGTCGCGGTCGCGACGTTCGGGTTCGCCGCGCTGCCCGCGCAGGCCGCCAACGTCTTCCGCTTCGCCTTCCAGGGTGACCTCAAATCCCTCGACCCGTACTCCCTCAAGGAGAGCTTCACCGAGGGGATGCAGCAGGCGGCCTACGAGTCGCTCGTCACCCTCGACAAGAACCTGAAATTCGCGCCGGCCCTCGCGGAATCCTGGGAGACGCCCGAGCCGACCCGCTGGCGCTTCCACCTGCGCAAGAACGTCAAGTTCCACGACGGCACGCCGTTCACCGCCGACGACGTGCTCTTTTCCGCCCAGCGCGTCCGGGCCCCGGGCTCGAACTTCACCACCAACGTCCCGGCCGACGCCGAGTTCGTGAAGGTCGACGACTACACCGTCGACATGGTGCTGAAGAAGCCGAACCCCATCGCCATCGCCCAGTTCCCCACCTGGGTGATCATGTCGAAGGCGTGGTCCGAGAAGAACGGCGTCGTCCAGCCGACGCCCCCCAGCGCCACCAGCCCGAGCTACGCCACGCTGCACGAGAACGGGACCGGCCCGTTCGTGATCACCGAGCACCAGCCCGGCGTGAAGACCGTCTTCAAGAAATTCGACGGCTATTGGGGCAAGGTGGAGTCGAACCTCGACGAGGCGATCCTGACCACCATCGCCAACCCGGCGACCCGCGTCGCCGCGCTGCTCTCCGGCGAGGTCGACTGGATCGACCCCGTGCCGCTGCAGGACCAGCAGCGGGTCAATGCCAGCGGCACCGCCACCGTGATGGCGGGGCCTGAGCTGCGCACGATCTTCCTCGGCATGGACCAGGATCGGGACGAGCTGAAGGATTCGAGCGTCAAGGGCAAGAACCCGTTCAAGGACATCAAGGTGCGCGAGGCCTTCTACCTCGCCATCGACGAGGACACGATCGCCAAGCGCGTCATGCGCGGGCAGGCGGTGCCCTCCGCGCTGATGATCGCCCCGGCCCTCTACGACCGCGGCGCCGAGTTCAAGCGCCCGGCCACCGACCTCAAGAAGGCCAAGGAGCTGATGGCCCAGGCGGGCTACCCGGACGGGTTCTCGCTGACCATGGATTGCCCGAACGACCGCTACGTCAACGACGAGGCGATCTGCCAGGCGGTGGTCTCGATGCTGGCCCGCATCAACGTCAAGGTGAACCTGAACGCCCAGCCGAAGGCCAAGTACTTCGCCAAGGTGCTGGCGCCGGCCTACGACACCTCGTTCTACCTGCTGGGCTGGACCCCGTCCTCGCTGGACAGCCACAACATCCTCTACGAGATCGTCGGCTGCCGGAAGCCCGGCGACAAGTCGGGCCGGGGCAGCTGGAACCTCGCGGGCTACTGCGACCCGAAGATCGACGAGATCGCCGACAAGGTCGAATCCGAGACCGACAAGACCAAGCGCGACGCGCTGATCAAGGAGGGGTTCGACGTCCTCAACACCGACTGGGGCTACATCCCGCTGCACCAGCAGGCTCTGGCCTGGGGCGTCTCCAAGAAGGTCCACCTGACGCAGCGCGCCGACAACCTGCTGCTGCTCTACTGGGTGTCGAAAGACCCGCAGTAG
- a CDS encoding ABC transporter permease, giving the protein MLAFLLRRVIQAAAVLAVVGLIAFAMFRFAGDPVNQIVGPDTTVAERAQIRTDLGLDDPVLVQFVRYAGSVVRGQFGISYQFRQPVSQLLAERMPATLELAFCATVFALVVGILMGVYCALFRDSWLAGLFQAVSLIGISLPTFLIGILLIYLFSVTLGWLPSYGRGDTVRLGWWTTGFLTASGLKALNLPSVTLGLFQMTLIMRLVRAEMLEVLRTDYVRFARARGLTTRAVHLRHALKNTLVPVITIAGLQLGSVIAFSIITETVFQWPGMGLLFVQAVQNVDIPIMSAYLLLVALIFVTINLVVDILYTVVDPRLRLPAGRAA; this is encoded by the coding sequence GTGCTCGCCTTCCTCCTGCGCCGGGTGATCCAGGCGGCCGCGGTCCTCGCGGTCGTCGGGCTCATCGCCTTCGCGATGTTCCGGTTCGCGGGCGATCCCGTGAACCAGATCGTCGGGCCCGACACCACCGTGGCCGAGCGGGCTCAGATCCGGACGGATCTCGGCCTCGACGATCCGGTGCTGGTCCAGTTCGTCCGCTACGCCGGCAGCGTGGTGCGGGGCCAGTTCGGTATCTCGTACCAGTTCCGGCAGCCGGTCTCCCAGTTGCTCGCCGAGCGCATGCCGGCGACGCTGGAGCTCGCCTTCTGTGCCACGGTCTTCGCCCTGGTGGTGGGGATCCTGATGGGCGTGTACTGCGCGCTCTTCCGCGACTCCTGGCTCGCCGGGCTGTTCCAGGCGGTCTCGCTGATCGGGATCAGCCTGCCGACCTTCCTGATCGGCATCCTGCTGATCTACCTGTTCTCGGTGACGCTCGGCTGGCTGCCCTCCTACGGGCGCGGCGACACGGTGCGGCTCGGCTGGTGGACCACCGGCTTCCTGACCGCCTCGGGACTCAAGGCGCTGAACCTGCCCTCGGTGACGCTCGGCCTGTTCCAGATGACGCTGATCATGCGGCTGGTGCGCGCCGAGATGCTGGAGGTGCTGCGCACCGACTACGTCCGCTTCGCCAGGGCGCGGGGGCTCACCACCCGCGCCGTCCACCTGCGCCACGCCTTGAAGAACACGCTGGTGCCGGTGATCACCATCGCGGGGCTGCAGCTCGGTTCGGTGATCGCCTTCTCGATCATCACCGAGACGGTGTTCCAGTGGCCCGGCATGGGCCTGCTCTTCGTCCAGGCCGTGCAGAACGTCGATATCCCGATCATGTCGGCGTACCTGCTGCTCGTCGCGCTGATCTTCGTGACCATCAACCTCGTGGTCGACATCCTCTACACGGTGGTGGACCCGCGCCTGCGGCTGCCCGCCGGGCGGGCGGCGTGA
- a CDS encoding YfdX family protein, with product MTYHKSMAAALVLTTILGGTAFAAEQAAQQNSMPISASQKAVDADVGELSKDGAQGFRDLQLTRIAIFEADPAQAKDMIGKAQAAFAKAKTDDAVFNRAEADLKTPADMTGKATATATATAAKADAKPASKDPVAWVPVDAQLTLGDDFVATPAKASAVTEANKNLAQGDQKGALEKLKLAHVDVNFTMAVLPLNKTMADVDQAATLIGQGKYYEANAILKTAQDAMRFDVIDAVAVPQTAKAATTSATTSATTGTTAPQASGTTASTKAGK from the coding sequence ATGACTTACCACAAGTCTATGGCTGCGGCGCTCGTGCTCACCACCATCCTCGGCGGGACCGCCTTCGCGGCCGAGCAGGCGGCTCAGCAGAACAGCATGCCGATCAGCGCGAGCCAGAAGGCGGTCGACGCGGATGTCGGCGAGCTCTCGAAGGACGGCGCGCAGGGCTTCAGGGATCTCCAGCTCACGCGCATCGCCATCTTCGAGGCCGATCCCGCGCAGGCCAAGGACATGATCGGCAAGGCGCAGGCGGCCTTCGCCAAGGCGAAGACGGACGACGCGGTGTTCAACAGGGCGGAGGCCGACCTCAAGACGCCCGCCGACATGACCGGCAAGGCGACAGCGACGGCGACGGCGACGGCCGCGAAGGCCGACGCGAAGCCGGCGTCCAAGGATCCGGTCGCCTGGGTGCCGGTGGATGCGCAGCTCACCCTGGGCGACGACTTCGTGGCCACGCCCGCCAAGGCCTCGGCCGTGACCGAGGCGAACAAGAACCTCGCGCAGGGGGACCAGAAGGGCGCGCTGGAGAAGCTCAAGCTCGCCCACGTGGACGTCAACTTCACGATGGCGGTCCTGCCGCTCAACAAGACCATGGCGGACGTCGATCAGGCGGCGACGCTGATCGGACAGGGCAAGTACTATGAGGCGAACGCGATCCTGAAGACCGCGCAGGACGCGATGCGCTTCGACGTGATCGACGCCGTCGCCGTGCCTCAGACGGCCAAGGCCGCCACGACGTCCGCCACGACGTCCGCCACGACCGGCACGACGGCGCCGCAGGCCTCCGGCACGACGGCGAGCACCAAGGCCGGCAAGTGA
- a CDS encoding ABC transporter ATP-binding protein: protein MSAYVEVTDLRRRFDVSKPWLNRVIEREPRKFLTAVDRVGFAIEKGETFAIVGESGSGKSTVARMVVGLLPPSAGEVTITGVSMTDPRQAAARRRLRARIQMIFQDPYASMNPRWRVGKIIAEPIRAFDLIQGEGAIRARVSELLGLVGLHADDARKYPHEFSGGQRQRVAIARALASEAEFLVGDEPTSALDVSVQAQILNLMRDLQDRLGLTYLFISHNLAVVRHMATRVGVMYLGRLVEVASARDLFARPRHPYTRMLLDAVPDLAHVGRARVPVSGEIPNPIDPPPGCTFHPRCPLANERCRAEVPALLDGVACHAVQEGRA from the coding sequence GTGAGCGCCTACGTCGAGGTCACCGACCTGCGCCGCCGGTTCGACGTCTCCAAACCCTGGCTCAACCGGGTGATCGAGCGCGAGCCCCGCAAATTCCTCACCGCGGTTGACCGGGTCGGCTTCGCGATCGAGAAGGGCGAGACCTTCGCGATCGTGGGCGAATCCGGCTCCGGCAAGTCGACGGTGGCCCGCATGGTGGTCGGCCTGCTGCCGCCCTCCGCCGGCGAGGTCACGATCACCGGCGTCTCGATGACCGACCCGCGCCAGGCTGCCGCCCGGCGGCGCCTGCGCGCCCGCATCCAGATGATTTTCCAGGATCCCTACGCGTCCATGAACCCGCGCTGGCGGGTCGGAAAGATCATCGCCGAGCCGATCCGGGCCTTCGACCTGATCCAGGGGGAGGGGGCAATCCGCGCCCGGGTCAGCGAGCTGCTCGGCCTCGTCGGTCTCCACGCGGATGACGCCAGAAAATACCCGCACGAGTTCTCCGGCGGCCAGCGCCAGCGGGTGGCGATCGCTCGGGCGCTGGCGAGCGAGGCCGAGTTCCTGGTGGGCGACGAGCCGACCTCGGCGCTCGACGTCTCGGTGCAGGCGCAGATCCTCAACCTGATGCGCGATCTGCAGGACCGGCTGGGGCTGACCTACCTGTTCATCTCCCACAACCTCGCCGTGGTGCGCCACATGGCGACCCGGGTGGGCGTGATGTATCTCGGCCGTCTCGTGGAAGTCGCCTCCGCCAGGGACCTGTTCGCGCGGCCGCGCCATCCGTACACGCGGATGCTCCTCGACGCGGTGCCCGACCTCGCCCATGTCGGCCGCGCCCGGGTGCCGGTCTCCGGCGAGATCCCGAACCCGATCGACCCGCCTCCGGGCTGCACCTTCCACCCGCGCTGCCCGCTGGCGAACGAGCGCTGCCGCGCCGAGGTGCCGGCGCTCCTCGACGGCGTCGCCTGCCATGCCGTGCAGGAGGGGCGTGCCTGA
- a CDS encoding multidrug efflux RND transporter permease subunit: MARFFIDRPVFAWVVALFICLGGALAIPNLPVAQYPVIAPPSIALSTAYPGASVESLYIGTTRLIEDELNGAANIMSFESTTDSFGSVNITATFQPGTDPSLASVEVQNRLKRVEARLPAEVRQQGILVEEASAATLNIITLVSKDGSMDEVGLGDFLIRNVINEIRRIPGVGRATLYSTERSLRVWVDPDKLRGLSLSASDVTDAIRNQNVQVASGSVGAQPSPTRQSLTVPIIVKGQLGTIEDFGAVVLRANPDGSNVRLRDVARIELGGDAYQFSTRLNGGPAAGISVTLAPDGNALETAKAIRAKMVELSQFFPPDLKWDIPYDITPAVEASIEKVLHTLVEAVVLVFLVMFLFLQNIRYTLIPTIVVPIALMGTVTVMWISGFSVNVLTMFGMVLAIGILVDDAIVVVENVERIMNEEGLPPKEATKKAMGQITGAIIGITLVLIAVFIPMAFFPGSVGIIYRQFSIAMVTSIAFSALLALSLTPALCATFLKPIEKGHGHAKGGVFGMFNRIVDRETARYGRGTAAFIRKSGRVMLVYVALVAGTAYAFVNLPEGFLPVEDQGFFTVDIQTPPGASYNRTQEAVRKVEEHLLAQPGVATVTMLNGFSFSGQAPSTSQAFVTLKPWSERDAKNSAAALVAGTNAALASYRDATVDAQEPPPVDNLGNAAGFSFRLQDRANRGYAALLSAQEQLLKLASQSPILQKVKIEGLPPTPQAELVIDREKAAALGVKFEDINATIQLNLGSVYPNDFPNRGKMQRVYVQAEQLQRMNASDILNYAVKNATNTMVPMSSFAELKWSMGPSQIVGFNGYQSVRFTGEPNPGYTSGDAIAEMERLMLQLPKGFGYAWTGQSYQEKQAGSQASLLLALSVLIVFLCLAALYESWAIPVSVMLVIPLGVIGAVAAVYLRGMPNDVYFKIGLITIIGLSAKNAILIVEFAKDLWKPGTSVVRAAVEAATLRFRPIVMTSLAFIFGVVPLAIATGAASKSQQAIGTGVMGGMITATVLAVFFVPVFFVVVMRLFRRKAVTEGERAEAQTRHEPARVAAE, encoded by the coding sequence ATGGCACGCTTCTTCATCGACCGCCCGGTCTTCGCCTGGGTGGTGGCCCTGTTCATCTGCCTAGGCGGCGCCCTCGCCATCCCGAACCTGCCGGTGGCGCAGTACCCGGTGATCGCGCCCCCCTCCATCGCACTGTCGACAGCCTATCCCGGCGCCTCGGTGGAGAGCCTCTACATCGGCACCACCCGGCTCATCGAGGATGAGCTCAACGGCGCGGCCAACATCATGAGCTTCGAGTCGACCACCGACTCGTTCGGCTCGGTCAACATCACCGCCACCTTCCAGCCGGGCACCGACCCGTCGCTCGCCTCGGTCGAGGTGCAGAACCGGCTGAAGCGCGTGGAAGCGCGCCTGCCGGCTGAGGTGCGCCAGCAGGGCATCCTGGTGGAGGAGGCCTCGGCCGCGACCCTGAACATCATCACGCTCGTCTCCAAGGACGGGTCGATGGACGAGGTCGGCCTCGGCGACTTCCTGATCCGCAACGTCATCAACGAGATCCGCCGCATCCCCGGCGTCGGCCGCGCGACGCTCTACTCGACGGAGCGGTCGCTGCGCGTCTGGGTCGATCCCGACAAGCTGCGCGGCCTCTCGCTCAGCGCCTCGGACGTCACCGACGCGATCCGCAACCAGAACGTCCAGGTCGCGTCCGGCTCGGTCGGCGCGCAGCCGAGCCCGACCCGGCAGTCGCTCACCGTGCCGATCATCGTGAAGGGGCAGCTCGGTACGATCGAGGATTTCGGCGCCGTCGTGCTGCGGGCGAATCCGGATGGCTCGAACGTGCGCCTGCGCGACGTCGCCCGGATCGAGCTCGGCGGCGACGCCTACCAGTTCTCCACGCGCCTCAACGGCGGCCCCGCCGCCGGCATCTCGGTGACGCTCGCCCCCGACGGCAACGCGCTCGAGACTGCCAAGGCGATCCGCGCCAAGATGGTGGAGCTGTCCCAGTTCTTCCCGCCGGACCTGAAGTGGGACATCCCGTACGACATCACCCCGGCGGTGGAGGCCTCCATCGAGAAGGTGCTGCACACGCTGGTCGAGGCGGTGGTGCTGGTCTTCCTCGTGATGTTCCTGTTCCTGCAGAACATCCGCTACACCCTGATCCCCACCATCGTGGTGCCGATCGCCCTCATGGGCACGGTCACGGTGATGTGGATCTCGGGCTTCTCGGTGAACGTGCTCACCATGTTCGGCATGGTGCTGGCCATCGGCATCCTGGTCGACGACGCCATCGTGGTGGTGGAGAACGTCGAGCGGATCATGAACGAGGAGGGGCTGCCGCCGAAGGAGGCCACCAAGAAGGCCATGGGGCAGATCACCGGCGCGATCATCGGCATCACCCTGGTGCTGATCGCCGTGTTCATCCCGATGGCGTTCTTCCCCGGCTCGGTGGGCATCATCTACCGGCAGTTCTCGATCGCGATGGTCACCTCCATCGCCTTCTCGGCGCTGCTCGCCCTGTCGCTGACGCCGGCGCTGTGCGCGACCTTCCTGAAGCCGATCGAGAAGGGCCACGGCCACGCCAAGGGCGGCGTGTTCGGGATGTTCAACCGTATCGTCGATCGCGAGACCGCCCGCTACGGCCGCGGCACCGCAGCGTTCATCCGGAAGTCCGGCCGGGTGATGCTGGTCTACGTCGCGCTGGTGGCGGGCACGGCCTACGCCTTCGTCAACCTGCCGGAGGGCTTCCTGCCGGTCGAGGACCAGGGCTTCTTCACGGTCGACATCCAGACGCCCCCGGGTGCCTCCTACAACCGCACCCAGGAGGCGGTGCGCAAGGTCGAGGAGCACCTGCTGGCGCAGCCCGGCGTCGCCACCGTGACGATGCTCAACGGCTTCTCGTTCTCGGGGCAGGCCCCGAGCACCAGCCAGGCCTTCGTCACGCTTAAGCCCTGGTCGGAGCGCGACGCCAAGAACTCGGCCGCCGCCCTCGTCGCCGGCACCAACGCGGCGCTGGCCAGCTACCGCGACGCCACCGTCGATGCCCAGGAGCCGCCGCCGGTGGACAACCTCGGCAATGCGGCGGGCTTCTCGTTCCGCCTGCAGGACCGGGCCAACCGCGGCTACGCGGCGCTGCTGTCGGCCCAGGAGCAGCTCCTGAAGCTGGCCTCGCAGAGCCCGATCCTCCAGAAGGTGAAGATCGAGGGCCTGCCGCCGACGCCGCAGGCGGAGCTGGTCATCGACCGCGAGAAGGCGGCGGCGCTCGGCGTGAAGTTCGAGGACATCAACGCCACGATCCAGCTCAACCTGGGCTCGGTTTACCCGAACGACTTCCCCAACCGGGGCAAGATGCAGCGCGTCTACGTGCAGGCCGAGCAGCTCCAGCGCATGAACGCCTCGGACATCCTCAACTACGCGGTGAAGAACGCCACCAACACGATGGTGCCGATGTCGTCCTTCGCGGAGCTGAAATGGAGCATGGGGCCGAGCCAGATCGTCGGCTTCAACGGCTACCAGTCGGTGCGCTTCACCGGCGAGCCGAACCCCGGCTACACGTCGGGCGACGCCATCGCCGAGATGGAGCGGCTGATGCTGCAGCTGCCGAAGGGCTTCGGCTACGCCTGGACGGGTCAGTCCTACCAGGAGAAGCAGGCGGGCAGCCAGGCGAGCCTGCTGCTGGCCCTCTCGGTGCTGATCGTGTTCCTGTGCCTCGCCGCGCTCTACGAGAGCTGGGCGATCCCGGTCTCGGTGATGCTGGTGATCCCGCTGGGTGTCATCGGCGCGGTGGCGGCCGTGTACCTGCGCGGCATGCCCAACGACGTGTACTTCAAGATCGGGCTGATCACGATCATCGGCCTCTCGGCCAAGAACGCGATCCTGATCGTGGAGTTCGCCAAGGATCTCTGGAAGCCCGGCACCTCCGTGGTGCGGGCCGCGGTCGAGGCGGCCACCCTTCGGTTCCGGCCGATCGTGATGACGTCGCTCGCATTCATCTTCGGCGTGGTGCCGCTGGCCATCGCCACCGGCGCCGCCTCGAAGAGCCAGCAGGCGATCGGCACCGGCGTGATGGGCGGCATGATCACCGCGACCGTGCTGGCGGTGTTCTTCGTGCCGGTCTTCTTCGTCGTGGTCATGCGCCTGTTCCGGCGCAAGGCGGTGACCGAGGGCGAGCGGGCGGAGGCACAGACGCGGCACGAGCCGGCGCGGGTCGCGGCGGAGTGA